In Pseudopipra pipra isolate bDixPip1 chromosome 5, bDixPip1.hap1, whole genome shotgun sequence, the following proteins share a genomic window:
- the LOC135414005 gene encoding killer cell lectin-like receptor subfamily F member 1 encodes MAGDVTYADVAMLPREKPHVPSQTPVPGNMIMYAELCVKPKLKGNSRPETSSSGCRHRCSAWFYVVLVLGVLVLILLGIIAIQAKQFLKGRAGKSEGLSQYSLNSSGNHISSEKTFPAVLLKWLMEELCEDGQGTTCELCPPGWQLHRGRCYYFSEEARSWDDSQKKCLARKSQLLVIEDEIEMEFIDNKEKDPKYIWIVLKTQDKKKQWSSVGDHGVKVNSRRALKRIETDKNCAVYRRKNVIQADNCQTLKKWICKKNATLLEL; translated from the exons ATGGCAGGGGATGTCACATATGCGGATGTGGCAATGCTGCCTAGGGAAAAACCACACGTTCCTTCTCAGACACCAGTTCCAG gaaACATGATCATGTACGCTGAGCTGTGCGTGAAGCCGAAACTCAAAGGCAACAGCAGACCAGAGACTTCCTCTTCCG GCTGTCGACACAGGTGCTCAGCCTGGTTCTATGTGGTGCTGGTCCTGGGAGTCCTTGTGCTCATTCTGCTCGGAATCATAGCCATACAAGCCAAGCAAT ttttgaagggcagagcaggaaaatcaGAAGGTTTGTCCCAGTATAGTCTGAATAGCAGCGGCAATCACATTTCTTCAGAGAAGACCTTCCCTGCAGTGCTCCTGAAATGGCTCATGGAGGAACTGTGTGAAGATGGACAGG GAACTACATGTGAGCTCTGTCCTCCCGGGTGGCAGCTGCACAGGGGCAGATGTTACTACTTCTCTGAGGAGGCTAGAAGCTGGGATGACAGCCAGAAAAAGTGTCTGGCCAGGAAATCCCAGCTTCTTGTCATTGAAGATGAAATTGAGATG GAATTTATAGACAATAAAGAGAAAGATCCCAAATATATCTGGATTGTGTTGAAGACTCAAGACAAGAAGAAACAATGGAGTTCAGTTGGAGATCATGGAGTAAAAGTAAACAG CAGGAGAGCTCTAAAGAGAATTGAGACCGACAAGAACTGTGCtgtttacagaaggaaaaatgtgaTCCAAGCAGACAACTGTCAGACATTGAAAAAGTGGATCTGTAAGAAGAACGCAACTTTGCTGGAGCTCTGA
- the LOC135414004 gene encoding C-type lectin domain family 2 member L-like, whose product MECRGGGGHGGSAERGAGSREDLFSNIWLWRAVAGVLSAAVILISCIQFVNLSSAKDFPVCPSLEVCPSGWLYFQRKCYYLSENEADWNSSQSHCSLHNASLLVIKNHQELSFMMKITKQDPWIGLYKRNEEFFWVNGKALDNELIEVKGSGNCAYLESKGVSASGCYLTRKWVCSLTINSVR is encoded by the exons ATGGAATGCCGAGGGGGCGGCGGGCACGGCGGCTCCGCGGAGCGGGGGGCGGGATCCCGCGAAG atctGTTCTCCAATATCTGGCTCTGGCGAGCGGTGGCTGGAGTCCTTAGTGCTGCTGTCATTTTAATTTCGTGTATTCAGTTTG TAAACCTTTCTTCAGCCAAAGATTTTCCTGTCTGTCCTTCCCTGGAAGTCTGCCCATCAGGTTGGCTGTATTTCCAGAGGAAATGCTACTACCTGTCGGAGAATGAAGCGGACTGGAACTCCAGTCAGAGCCACTGCTCTTTGCACAATGCTTCCCTCCTGGTGATCAAGAATCATCAGGAACTG AGTTTTATGATGAAGATAACAAAGCAAGACCCATGGATTGGACTCTATAAAAGAAATGAAGAGTTCTTTTGGGTGAATGGAAAAGCATTAGACAATGAACT aaTTGAGGTAAAAGGCTCTGGAAACTGTGCCTATCTTGAGTCAAAAGGAGTCTCAGCCTCTGGATGTTATTTAACCAGGAAGTGGGTCTGTAGCTTGACCATTAACTCAGTGCGATGA